The following are encoded together in the Oncorhynchus kisutch isolate 150728-3 linkage group LG8, Okis_V2, whole genome shotgun sequence genome:
- the LOC109895518 gene encoding F-box only protein 3-like, whose translation MAQDPSAIDMFITGTSMISSVFPPRDMTVSVSTSFLPELSSVDPPHFFITYRIRIEMANDALPENACRYWKITNANVNVEEVRGPGVVGEFPMMTLVKVHEYASCTTFSATCEYMEGHYTASRTRRSSTSASPAFTWFALHSVSQLYGR comes from the exons GTACGTCCATGATAAGCAGTGTGTTTCCGCCACGGGATATGACTGTTTCAGTGTCTACCTCATTCTTACCGGAGCTCAGCTCAGTGGATCCTCCACATTTTTTCATCACCTACCGGATCAG GATTGAAATGGCAAATGATGCCCTCCCTGAGAATGCTTGTCGTTATTGGAAGATCACCAATGCTAATGTGAATGTGGAGGAGGTCCGTGGGCCAGGCGTTGTCG GAGAATTCCCGATGATGACTCTGGTTAAAGTACACGAGTACGCCAGCTGCACAACCTTCTCTGCTACCTGTGAGTACATGGAAGGCCACTACACCGCCTCAAGAACGAGGAGATCTTCGACGTCTGCATCCCCTGCTTTCACATGGTTTGCCCTCCATTCCGTGAGTCAATTGTATGGTCGGTAA